A part of Solibacillus sp. FSL H8-0538 genomic DNA contains:
- a CDS encoding amidohydrolase: MTAVTYYNGKIFTANKNQPFVESITVDNGVIQAINASPKESTEAVNLNGQCVIPGIIDAHLHPLFLANAALGVKCSAPDVTSIEDLINEVRTVAEKTTDGWLTGWGYEEGKLAEGRTPTRWDLDKACTELPVALRRACGHIMIVNSRALEIANVTKDTPNPPGGIIERDENGEATGVIIETARDFFIEKMPTPSIAEEAEKLVQLGDLLFSKGITTVSEMLALNEPMNYFDLYKEAEKRGYRHRTGLYVEWQQMLDATTDSLQTDSSEQIYIAGLKIFMDGSVSGQSAAVSESYFNTSNKGVIVQTNEELVQALQKAQELHIQLSVHAMGDIALDMVLEEAAKLTPWLENGPSVRLEHATFMSKEQMQRAKELNIAVVTQPIFMFAEIESYILNLGQAPTEETYLFDDMLASGMTTVFSSDAPATAWADPVDPFISIQSAVTRTAYEGTSTGKQHAVSVEESLYCYTKYAQIPTLIKGIGSLEIGHAADFVVLSDDIFAVAPEKLGELSVQQTYYKGELVFEKETAIAQ; the protein is encoded by the coding sequence ATGACTGCAGTAACTTATTATAACGGAAAAATTTTTACAGCCAACAAAAATCAACCTTTTGTGGAGTCCATTACGGTTGACAATGGGGTTATTCAGGCAATTAATGCATCACCAAAGGAATCAACGGAAGCCGTCAATTTAAATGGACAATGTGTCATTCCAGGTATTATTGATGCACATTTACACCCTTTATTTTTAGCAAATGCGGCACTTGGGGTAAAATGTTCTGCACCAGATGTAACAAGTATTGAGGACTTAATTAATGAAGTACGCACAGTCGCTGAAAAAACAACAGATGGCTGGCTCACTGGATGGGGCTACGAGGAAGGTAAACTTGCTGAAGGCCGCACGCCAACTCGGTGGGATTTAGATAAAGCCTGTACAGAGTTACCGGTTGCACTTCGCCGTGCATGTGGCCACATTATGATCGTGAATAGCCGCGCGCTGGAAATTGCTAACGTAACAAAAGATACACCAAACCCACCAGGCGGCATTATTGAACGCGATGAAAACGGTGAAGCAACTGGTGTTATTATAGAAACAGCACGTGATTTCTTTATTGAAAAAATGCCCACGCCGTCAATTGCAGAAGAAGCAGAAAAACTTGTACAACTCGGTGATTTACTATTTTCTAAAGGGATTACGACCGTTTCAGAAATGCTGGCATTGAATGAACCAATGAATTATTTTGACTTATATAAAGAGGCGGAAAAACGCGGCTATCGTCACCGTACAGGTCTTTACGTTGAATGGCAGCAAATGCTGGATGCGACAACAGACTCACTACAAACAGATAGCAGCGAGCAAATCTATATTGCTGGGTTGAAAATATTTATGGACGGTAGCGTATCAGGTCAATCAGCAGCTGTTAGTGAAAGCTATTTCAACACGAGTAATAAAGGTGTTATCGTGCAAACGAATGAGGAGCTTGTTCAAGCGCTACAAAAAGCACAAGAATTACACATTCAGCTTTCGGTTCATGCAATGGGTGATATCGCACTTGATATGGTACTCGAGGAAGCTGCAAAATTAACACCTTGGCTAGAAAATGGACCTTCTGTACGTTTGGAGCATGCAACTTTTATGTCTAAAGAACAAATGCAACGCGCTAAAGAGCTTAATATTGCCGTCGTAACTCAGCCAATTTTTATGTTCGCTGAAATTGAAAGCTATATTCTTAACTTAGGGCAAGCGCCTACAGAAGAAACGTATTTATTCGATGACATGCTTGCTTCCGGTATGACTACAGTCTTTTCTTCGGATGCACCTGCTACAGCTTGGGCTGATCCAGTTGACCCATTCATTTCGATTCAATCTGCAGTAACACGGACTGCTTACGAAGGAACATCAACAGGAAAACAACATGCGGTAAGCGTGGAAGAATCATTATATTGCTACACGAAATATGCACAAATCCCTACATTAATTAAAGGTATCGGTTCACTTGAAATCGGGCATGCAGCTGACTTTGTCGTGCTCAGTGATGACATTTTTGCCGTTGCACCAGAAAAGCTTGGCGAACTATCAGTACAGCAAACGTATTACAAAGGCGAGCTTGTTTTTGAGAAAGAAACAGCTATAGCACAATAA
- a CDS encoding LysE family translocator, which yields MALYMAGFLLGMSLVLEIGTGNLALIRTGIIKGFVPALYYAIGSTVGDMTYAILSVVGIAALLQSNPFFQNILWIAGTIILLWLTVQSFRDAWKPKEMDLNSGVLKDRSNFKQFLTGIGLVLSSPTGLLWFATVGGSVVASTVGDSSMEAVTPFLLGFLTISVIWGFTLAYLSSVGGKFFGAKTMRVFSLLSGFLFLYFTGYVFIGGL from the coding sequence ATGGCTTTATATATGGCAGGGTTTTTACTCGGGATGTCGCTTGTATTAGAAATCGGGACAGGCAATCTCGCATTAATTCGAACAGGGATAATAAAGGGCTTTGTTCCAGCACTTTATTACGCGATTGGATCAACAGTTGGTGATATGACGTATGCGATTCTTTCCGTTGTTGGCATTGCCGCGCTACTACAATCAAATCCATTTTTTCAAAACATACTATGGATTGCAGGGACAATCATTTTATTATGGCTAACAGTGCAATCCTTCCGCGATGCATGGAAGCCGAAAGAAATGGATTTAAATAGCGGCGTATTAAAAGATAGATCCAATTTTAAGCAGTTTTTAACTGGCATTGGTCTTGTGCTTTCTTCCCCTACTGGACTTTTATGGTTTGCAACAGTTGGTGGTAGCGTTGTTGCATCAACAGTCGGCGATTCTTCTATGGAAGCTGTAACACCATTTTTACTGGGCTTTTTAACGATTTCTGTCATTTGGGGCTTCACCCTCGCCTACTTAAGTAGTGTCGGCGGAAAATTTTTCGGCGCCAAAACGATGCGTGTCTTCTCGCTGCTATCAGGCTTCCTATTTTTATACTTCACAGGCTACGTGTTTATCGGGGGTTTGTAA
- a CDS encoding cold-shock protein translates to MEQGTVKWFNSEKGFGFIEVEGGNDVFVHFSAIQGEGFKSLDEGQKVEFEVEDGNRGPQATNVTKL, encoded by the coding sequence ATGGAACAAGGTACAGTAAAATGGTTTAACTCAGAAAAAGGTTTTGGATTTATCGAAGTTGAAGGCGGTAACGACGTGTTCGTACACTTCTCAGCTATCCAAGGCGAAGGTTTCAAATCACTTGACGAAGGTCAAAAAGTTGAATTTGAAGTTGAAGACGGTAACCGTGGACCACAAGCTACTAACGTAACTAAACTTTAA
- a CDS encoding group-specific protein has product MDIGWKISLIVSGVFMLIILAIMIPLDRKYIIRENRKINYKKTTIYLRWNVFDTLTLVLAIYTIVCVQALNMLLSSGQTIENPYVQFFTNQSQAWVIVIVVYFVSRVSMTLKSIKAHWGDELDQD; this is encoded by the coding sequence GTGGATATTGGTTGGAAGATTTCATTAATTGTTTCAGGTGTGTTTATGCTAATTATTTTGGCAATAATGATTCCGTTAGACCGCAAGTATATAATACGTGAAAATCGCAAAATAAATTATAAAAAGACGACAATTTATCTACGCTGGAACGTGTTTGATACACTGACGTTAGTGTTAGCAATTTATACAATTGTCTGTGTGCAAGCTTTAAATATGCTACTGTCATCTGGACAAACGATTGAAAATCCGTACGTCCAGTTTTTCACGAACCAGTCTCAAGCCTGGGTCATTGTCATTGTAGTCTATTTCGTGTCCCGTGTTTCGATGACGTTAAAGTCGATTAAAGCTCACTGGGGGGATGAGCTTGATCAGGACTAA
- a CDS encoding RNA polymerase sigma factor, whose translation MSLIRTNEYNMKAYQAGDIEAFERLYERMQKPLFSFLFRYTRDEQLSIDIVQDTFERVQLTKDRYDESKGTVKSYLFQIAYRLMINKLNRRKKWQTIFPFLTPIARVRLSIDDTLTIQCAITQLPDKQRAVILLAYYDDLPQNEISQILSIPVGTVKSRLHTAMAALKEALKEEFRDEGRH comes from the coding sequence ATGAGCTTGATCAGGACTAATGAATACAATATGAAAGCTTATCAGGCAGGGGATATTGAGGCATTTGAGCGCCTTTATGAGCGAATGCAAAAGCCTTTATTCTCTTTTTTATTCCGCTACACGCGTGATGAACAGCTTAGCATTGATATTGTACAAGATACATTTGAACGTGTGCAGCTGACAAAAGACCGCTATGATGAAAGTAAGGGAACAGTAAAGTCCTACTTGTTTCAAATTGCTTATCGGCTCATGATTAATAAATTGAATCGCCGCAAAAAATGGCAAACTATTTTCCCATTTTTGACGCCCATTGCAAGAGTCCGTTTATCCATTGATGATACACTAACAATACAGTGCGCCATTACTCAATTACCGGATAAGCAACGAGCCGTGATTTTACTTGCCTATTATGACGACTTGCCGCAGAATGAAATTTCGCAGATTTTATCCATTCCGGTAGGCACAGTCAAATCTCGCTTACATACCGCAATGGCGGCCTTAAAAGAAGCGTTAAAGGAGGAATTCCGTGATGAAGGAAGACATTAA
- a CDS encoding NAD(P)/FAD-dependent oxidoreductase has protein sequence MQNIYDITIVGGGPAGLYSSFYSGLRGMKTKIIEFQPKLGGKVQIYPEKMIWDVGGMRPTLGQDFVKELVQQGLTFDPTVCLNTKVEYIEKIDGLFVITTNSGMKHVSKAVILANGGGIISPIKLDIQGAEKFEMTNLHYTVQHLERFSGKHILISGGGNAAIDWAVELLEVAASVKVIYRKEQLSAHEAQVQAFIKGGGQIFLNASIQSLVANNERTCIKEVVIETGYEKVTIAVDDVLINHGYNRESSFEFAADLQPKLKDDYYYVGTGRGKLSVDGLFAAGDIISYEGKINLLVGAFQDAVNAVNSVKKYLEPSAYEHAMVSSHNDVFKERNKELLQEKLVKML, from the coding sequence ATGCAGAATATTTACGATATAACGATTGTTGGGGGCGGTCCAGCTGGTCTTTATAGTTCGTTCTATAGTGGCTTACGTGGCATGAAAACGAAAATTATCGAATTCCAACCGAAGTTAGGTGGTAAAGTGCAGATTTACCCCGAAAAAATGATTTGGGATGTCGGTGGCATGCGCCCTACATTAGGACAAGATTTTGTAAAAGAATTAGTTCAACAAGGTTTGACCTTTGATCCTACCGTTTGCCTAAATACAAAGGTAGAATACATTGAGAAGATTGACGGTCTTTTTGTTATTACGACCAACTCAGGTATGAAACATGTATCGAAGGCCGTTATTTTAGCTAACGGTGGCGGTATTATTTCGCCTATTAAACTAGATATTCAAGGGGCAGAAAAATTTGAAATGACGAATCTCCACTATACCGTTCAACACTTAGAACGATTTAGTGGTAAACATATACTGATCTCTGGTGGTGGAAATGCAGCAATTGATTGGGCTGTCGAACTATTAGAGGTAGCTGCCTCCGTAAAGGTCATTTACCGGAAAGAACAACTTTCAGCGCATGAAGCACAGGTCCAGGCGTTTATAAAAGGTGGCGGTCAAATTTTTTTAAATGCTTCAATTCAGTCACTCGTTGCAAATAACGAAAGAACATGTATTAAAGAAGTTGTTATAGAAACTGGTTATGAAAAAGTTACGATCGCTGTTGATGATGTGTTAATCAATCACGGCTACAATCGTGAAAGCTCATTTGAATTCGCGGCCGATTTGCAACCTAAACTAAAAGACGACTATTATTATGTCGGTACAGGAAGAGGAAAATTATCGGTAGATGGTCTGTTTGCTGCTGGAGACATTATTTCTTACGAGGGTAAAATCAACTTACTCGTTGGGGCATTTCAAGATGCGGTCAACGCAGTAAACAGTGTAAAAAAATACCTCGAACCCTCTGCTTATGAACATGCAATGGTTTCTTCACATAATGATGTATTTAAAGAAAGAAATAAAGAGCTCCTACAAGAAAAATTAGTTAAAATGCTCTAA
- a CDS encoding ABC transporter ATP-binding protein, whose protein sequence is MGRLVIENVQVGYEQQTIVQNLTIQIPNGKITTIIGANGCGKSTLLKAMTRIIPYKKGSILLDGEEIYLTNTKELAKKMAILPQTQDSGAGLLVEELVSYGRFPYQKGFGQLTKEDREIINWALDVTNTAAFREKAVDELSGGQRQRVWIAMALVQDTEIIFLDEPTTYLDLAHQLEILTLLQKLNETEKRTIVMVLHDLNHAARFSDFMVALSKGNLICSGTPEEVMTENVLKEVFNIDAYIGVDPRTSKPICLTYDLI, encoded by the coding sequence ATGGGGCGTTTGGTCATTGAGAATGTACAAGTCGGATATGAGCAACAAACAATCGTTCAAAATTTAACCATCCAAATTCCAAATGGAAAGATAACAACGATTATTGGTGCGAACGGATGTGGCAAATCTACACTCCTAAAAGCGATGACACGGATTATCCCTTATAAAAAGGGGAGTATTTTACTTGATGGTGAAGAAATTTATTTAACCAATACAAAGGAATTAGCTAAAAAAATGGCTATTTTACCGCAAACTCAAGATAGCGGCGCGGGGCTATTAGTTGAAGAATTGGTTTCTTATGGACGTTTTCCGTATCAAAAAGGCTTTGGTCAACTAACGAAAGAAGATAGAGAAATCATTAACTGGGCACTTGATGTTACAAATACAGCAGCGTTTCGTGAAAAAGCGGTAGATGAATTGTCTGGTGGCCAACGACAACGTGTTTGGATTGCCATGGCACTCGTACAGGACACGGAAATTATTTTCCTAGATGAGCCAACCACATATTTAGATTTAGCACATCAGCTAGAAATATTGACGCTATTACAAAAGCTGAATGAAACAGAAAAACGCACAATTGTAATGGTCTTACATGATTTGAACCATGCTGCACGTTTTTCAGATTTTATGGTAGCTTTGTCGAAAGGGAATTTAATCTGTAGTGGCACGCCAGAAGAGGTCATGACCGAAAATGTATTAAAAGAAGTTTTTAACATCGATGCTTATATTGGTGTAGATCCAAGAACAAGTAAACCAATTTGTCTAACGTACGATTTGATTTAA
- a CDS encoding iron-hydroxamate ABC transporter substrate-binding protein: MKKWMLLMVAALMLVLAACSEKEESTENKEAQTVTYESETGPVEVPANPQRVVVLSSYAGDLIKLGVNIVGVDAWSAGNPNFTEELKDAEVVTNEDLEKIIELEPDLIIGLNNIENADKLKEIAPTVLFTYGGVDYLQQHIEVGKAVNKEKEATAWVEDFKARAQGIGEKIKAEIGEEATITVAENYDKQIYLFGDNWGRGTEILYQEMGLKMPQQVIDVALEPGYFAISQEVLGDYVGDYLLLNLITEGQDTTFTDSTWYNEIDAVKNGQVFEANGATFYFNDAFSLDYQLDFFENAFLGTN; the protein is encoded by the coding sequence ATGAAAAAATGGATGTTATTGATGGTAGCAGCACTGATGCTCGTTTTAGCTGCATGCAGTGAGAAAGAAGAATCTACAGAAAACAAAGAGGCACAAACGGTTACATATGAATCTGAAACGGGTCCTGTCGAGGTTCCAGCAAATCCACAACGTGTAGTAGTATTATCCTCATATGCAGGAGATTTAATTAAATTAGGCGTGAATATTGTAGGCGTTGACGCTTGGTCAGCAGGAAACCCAAACTTTACTGAAGAACTAAAAGATGCAGAAGTTGTAACTAATGAAGATTTAGAAAAAATTATTGAACTTGAGCCAGACTTAATTATTGGGTTAAACAATATTGAAAATGCAGATAAACTAAAGGAAATCGCACCGACTGTTCTTTTCACTTATGGTGGCGTAGATTATCTACAGCAACATATTGAGGTAGGTAAAGCAGTAAATAAAGAAAAAGAAGCAACTGCCTGGGTAGAAGATTTTAAAGCACGTGCGCAAGGAATAGGTGAAAAAATTAAGGCTGAAATTGGTGAAGAAGCAACGATTACTGTAGCTGAAAACTATGATAAACAAATATATCTTTTCGGAGATAACTGGGGTCGTGGAACAGAGATTTTATATCAAGAAATGGGCTTGAAAATGCCACAACAAGTAATTGATGTCGCATTGGAGCCGGGTTACTTTGCCATTTCTCAAGAAGTGTTAGGAGACTATGTGGGTGATTATTTATTACTTAACTTAATTACTGAAGGGCAAGATACAACATTTACAGATTCTACTTGGTATAACGAAATTGATGCGGTAAAAAATGGTCAAGTATTTGAAGCGAACGGTGCCACATTCTACTTTAATGATGCTTTTTCACTAGATTATCAATTAGATTTCTTTGAAAACGCATTTTTAGGCACTAATTAA
- a CDS encoding FecCD family ABC transporter permease, whose translation MMYTLKSSFFIKMLIAFSVLLLIILIAVGFGAANTTIKDVCEAIIGQSGGEYYDVLREIRFPRVLAAFFVGSALAVAGTIMQGMTRNPLADPGLLGLTSGANLALAITLAFVPTTPYIFMIAACFVGAAIGMIIVFGIGTSSKNGLSPLKLVLAGAAVSLFLQAIADGIGIVFKLSKNISMWTAGGLIGTTWDALIVVPVIGVALFLALFFGRQLTILSLNEELAVGLGQNVKRTRLLLMVLIVVLAGSAVALVGNLSFVGLIIPHIVRRLVGSDYRFILPMSILAGGIFMIFADFLSRMINSPFETPVVALVSLIGLPFFLFLVKKGGRRFV comes from the coding sequence ATGATGTACACACTAAAAAGTTCATTTTTCATTAAAATGCTCATAGCGTTTAGTGTGCTCTTGCTAATAATTTTAATAGCGGTAGGCTTTGGAGCCGCTAATACAACAATAAAAGATGTGTGTGAGGCAATTATTGGCCAATCAGGTGGGGAATATTATGATGTGTTAAGAGAGATTCGTTTTCCACGTGTGCTCGCTGCCTTCTTTGTGGGAAGTGCACTAGCGGTTGCGGGTACTATCATGCAAGGAATGACAAGAAATCCTTTAGCAGATCCAGGATTACTGGGCTTAACGTCTGGTGCAAACTTAGCATTGGCCATTACGTTAGCTTTTGTTCCAACTACGCCTTATATTTTCATGATTGCCGCTTGTTTTGTAGGGGCGGCAATTGGGATGATCATTGTATTTGGAATCGGTACCTCATCTAAAAACGGCTTATCTCCGCTAAAACTTGTTTTAGCTGGAGCAGCCGTTTCGTTGTTTTTACAAGCAATTGCAGACGGTATAGGCATAGTCTTTAAACTTTCGAAAAATATTTCAATGTGGACTGCAGGTGGGCTAATTGGTACAACATGGGATGCGCTTATTGTGGTTCCGGTAATTGGCGTTGCGCTTTTCCTAGCCTTGTTTTTTGGTCGTCAGCTTACGATTTTAAGTTTAAATGAAGAATTAGCAGTTGGACTTGGGCAAAATGTGAAAAGGACTCGACTATTATTGATGGTACTTATTGTTGTTTTAGCAGGTTCTGCTGTTGCACTTGTCGGAAATTTATCATTTGTGGGCTTAATCATTCCACATATTGTGCGTAGATTAGTTGGCAGTGATTACCGCTTCATTTTACCAATGAGTATATTAGCGGGCGGCATCTTTATGATTTTTGCAGATTTTTTGAGTCGAATGATTAACTCTCCCTTTGAGACACCCGTTGTAGCATTAGTATCCTTAATCGGCTTACCATTTTTCCTATTCTTAGTGAAAAAAGGGGGACGCCGTTTTGTCTAA
- a CDS encoding FecCD family ABC transporter permease → MMGLIAFLVFICGISIGASSVSIDRILPTLFGNGTFKEEFILFTVRLPRVLLLSLAGMCLALAGSILQTLTKNDLADPGIIGINAGAGVGITIFYLLMDGGLTHFAYILPAVGFLSAIVTAAVIYFFAYDKEHGIQPVNLVLIGVGFASALSGLMMLLISSADRADVQFVAQWLAGSIWGADWPFIWALLPWLVIALPIIGRKTKTLNILALNEATAKGLGVYLKKERAILLTIAVALAAAAVSVTGSLSFIGLIAPHIAKKLVGASHQRFIWLSMLIGATFLVLADTIGRVVYSEATIPTGIVVAVIGAPYFIYLLKKAD, encoded by the coding sequence ATGATGGGATTGATCGCATTTCTCGTTTTCATTTGCGGGATTTCTATCGGCGCGTCATCCGTATCAATTGATCGAATCCTTCCAACTTTATTCGGGAATGGTACGTTCAAAGAGGAATTTATTTTATTTACTGTACGCTTACCTAGAGTCCTTCTATTAAGTTTGGCAGGGATGTGTCTTGCTTTGGCAGGATCGATTCTTCAAACGTTAACAAAAAATGATTTAGCGGACCCTGGAATTATTGGCATAAATGCAGGAGCAGGGGTAGGAATCACCATCTTTTATTTACTGATGGATGGAGGATTGACGCACTTTGCTTATATTCTTCCTGCTGTCGGATTTTTGAGTGCGATTGTAACGGCTGCTGTCATTTACTTCTTTGCTTACGACAAGGAGCATGGCATTCAACCAGTCAATTTAGTCTTGATCGGGGTAGGGTTTGCGTCAGCATTATCTGGCCTCATGATGTTATTAATTTCATCCGCAGATCGCGCGGATGTCCAATTCGTCGCCCAATGGTTAGCAGGTTCTATTTGGGGTGCAGATTGGCCGTTTATTTGGGCATTACTCCCGTGGCTCGTCATTGCGTTGCCGATTATAGGCCGTAAGACAAAAACGCTAAATATTCTCGCTTTAAATGAAGCAACTGCTAAAGGATTAGGGGTATACCTCAAAAAAGAACGGGCAATTTTACTGACAATCGCGGTTGCATTAGCGGCAGCGGCTGTGTCTGTTACGGGTAGCCTAAGCTTTATTGGATTAATTGCACCGCATATTGCCAAAAAATTAGTGGGTGCGAGCCATCAACGCTTTATCTGGCTGTCCATGCTGATTGGGGCAACATTCCTTGTTTTAGCAGATACAATCGGTCGTGTTGTTTACAGTGAGGCAACGATCCCAACAGGAATTGTAGTGGCAGTGATTGGCGCACCGTATTTTATTTATTTGCTTAAGAAGGCGGATTAA